ttttctgaaaAGAGCTTTTTGTTTCTCGACTCTTTCACGTCTCTATGCTGTCAGCGCAGGAGAAGCTAAACTTCAGATGATTTACCCTAGGTGCCACGTCATGTATTTACAAGGTATTAATCTACGGCTGTCAGGACTGAGAAACGGCGAGACGGTGATCAAACATTTGTTGGAACTCCCTCGTATAACTTCCAGGTTTGCATGGAACAGAAGGAATCAGTTCAAGAACATCGCCCATTTTTAGCTCTTGGTTCCAGTCGTGGACGGCCTGGCAGTTCAGCCTCAGCCTCAATGGCATGCCGCAGTTAGAAGACCTCTTAAGTAGGTCCAATATCGTTGAATTTTGGGGGAGTTCGTGCACTGACATCTGAAGACAcaaaaaaatttgagttttcCTGCTCAAGGATGAAGTCACTAACACAACAGAACGAGGGACCAAATTTGAAATTTGTGGTTAATGGGACAGTACAGTAGTAAAAGGATGGGAGGTACCTTTTCATTCTCCAGAAGTACTACTAGAACTGGTCCACTGTGATCACATTGTTTGGAATAGGAGAACGGACAGACATCAGAGTGTGACCTAATCGTGTGTATGTTGCTCGGTGAAGTGTCAGGTCCAAGTGATGAAGGATGGTCAATGTGCAAAGTTTCACGCTGATATGTAACCACCCTTCTAACCCATTCAACCATTTCAGGAACAGATGAAGAGCAactccaaacaccttccttgTATCTCCAATGTGCAGCAATTCCAAACTCTGCCTGCAGATGCATGTCCCGAGTGCGAATCTGGATTTCTAGTGGGAGCATTTCTTTAGTGAGCACAACTGTGTGCAGGGACTGATACCTACAGTTTGGCAGAATATTTTAGTTACCAATGTGGATTGCATTATTGCATTGTAGCATAGTATTGCATAGGCATACCCATTTGTTTTGGGGCTGCTGATATAGTCTTTGAACTTCCCGGGAATTCGAGGCCACAGGTGATGGACAAGCTCTAATGCAGCGAAACAATCACATCTGTTCTCAACTATAACACGCACTCCATGTATATCATAAACTTCATCCATGGCCAGTTTCTTCCTGTATTCAAGTGCAAAATGATTAGCACATTTAATGATAATACTATATTTCAGCTAACAATGTTCCTTTGAGATGTTATACTGGAGTTAGTTCAGGACTCAGATGGAAGGAATAATGATTTGTACTTGTACACCTTTACTCTCTCTAGTAATAGCATGAGACACTAGATTACCTTGCCATCTTGCTGTGGATGCTGTAAATGCTCTTGTGCCTCCCATATACCGCATAATAGGATAATCCTCTCACCGCAAGCGCTTGTTCCAGTCGCCTTGTTGCAGCTGCGATCATATCTCTGTTGTAGAATTCAAGAAGGTTTGTTGACAGTTCATCAAATTTATCTGTGTAAAGATACTTGAAGCACAGATTTTCAAGCTGTTCCTTCCAATTCAAGATTCCCAACTGATTCGCCAAGGGAGCAAATATTTCCAGAGTTTCCTTTGCAAAGCACTGCTGTTTGATCTTGGGCAAAGAATCCAACGTCCTCATGTTGTGTAGCCTGTCAGCAAGTTTGATGAGCACAGCTCTTGCATCTTCCGTGGCAAGGAACACTGTGCGTAATCTGTCAGCTTCATCCATTCTACTGGCTGTATCATTTCTACGAGCCAGTTTGCTGAAATGACTTAGATTTGAAACCTATAAAGGTGGCGAGAAAACTATAGTTTAGTCGATTGAGACACAATATCATCATCGTTACCAAGAAAATAAACGAAGATGTcacaagcaacaaaagtttcctcaacatATATTAGGTGAAAGTATTGACTTTGGACACAAATAACACAGAGCATTCATTAATCATTAGCAGAACAAACAACAGAATCTTCCAAATttcgttttttttaaaaaaacagaatCTTCCAAATTCCAAGTAAATTGAAGTAGCATCAATTTTTAATTGATATATCATCATAAACAATACATCATTATTGACAAAGAAAACGAAAGGGAAAGAATGGAACACAAAAAAAATGGGATTAGATGACCAACCACAGGCTGATTTTACATTACTGAAACTCCGAAAGATAAGTCATTCCTAGATTCAGCAAGTGCCTGCTATAATATAGAGGTGATGGTAACGTAATACCTAACAAAGATAGGCACGACAACAATCTATTCTAGAAGCTCCATGAACAAAGTAACCATCAATAAGTTCTGTCAGTCACAATCAGATATTCAGATATCTAGCACCACCCAATTCCTGGTCACGGAAACGACAAAGCCAAGAAATATCAGAATAAAACAAGAGGGGTCCATGAGAAAGCCTCTTTGTAGAACTGCAGTCCTTTGTGATCTGAGTTTGCACTCCAGCACCGCTTATGTTATGCTCAAGTGTAGGGCATCGATGACACGCTCTGATTTTGTTATGCTGTTGATATGGTCAATTTGTGGAATAATATGTGCTGCCTGCAGGAAGTGGTCTTTACTATAGTACTTGCAGCAATACTAAATTCAACGGTTCTACTGCAGGATATAGTTATGAAAGATGAATTATTTCTCCTAAAAACAAGATATTACCCGCAAAAACACAAGAAATTATTAGCGCGTGTGCCGTCTGATCATATCCAAGGGATCGAATTAATTACCCCCTTAACAAGGTTGGCGACATCAGCACCGAACTGCTCGGAGATGAAGCCGTAGTCGAGGCCCGCGTCGTCCACCATGTCGTGCAGCAGCCCGGCAGCGACGACGGCAGGGCCGGCGCCGAGCtccgcgagcagcgccgccgtctCCACGCAGTGCTCCAGGTAAGGATCGCCGCTCGCGCGCACCTGGAGGAATCAATCGCCCAGCCAAGCAAACACAGTTCAGCCACTTCAGCAGCTCGCAGGCCACGCCAAATGAATGCGAATGCGAGCGAGCGCGACAGGGACACGGTCGAGCACCTGTCCGCGGTGGGccacctcggcggcggcgaaggccctCCGCACGAGATCCTCGCGGAAGATGGCGTACCGCGACAGCACGCCGGCGAGCATAAGCGCGGGAGGTCCGCCGTCGTCGCCTTCATCTCCCCTACACGCCACGGCGGCGCGTGCCCGCCTTTCGGACGGGGAGCCGCGGCACGGCGCTCGGGGCGCCGCGGAGTCAGCGGAGCGCGAGAGGGGCAGGGCCAGCCCTCGCGGCTCCGCGGGGTCGGCGCAGAGCGAGAGGGACAGGGACGTCGGGGTCCGGCACCGCGAATACGCCGCCCGCaactcggcggcggccggggcgccgcgggcggcgaggagctccagcgccgccgctggtgaCTGCGGAGTGAGGCAGGGGTGGGGGCGCCATTTGACCGGTAGGGTGATCGACGGCGGCATGGCTCACGAGCGATTGGGAGCGAGGGGAAGCCGACGGAGACTGGCTGGCTTGCAGTTGCAGGCGATGAGGCGAAGGTGGGGAGGGAGAGCGCAGCGGACAGACAGAGGAAGAGAATCGTGGGAGGAAATGGTTTGGGAGGTTGGGCTCCTCGGTTTCGCGCGGTTATGAATAGTAATGCTATCTGCAGTTTAGGCTTTGTTTGGGGAAGTTGCCTGCTCATTTGCAGTTTAGGCCTCGCGTTGTTAGGTAATGCTATCTGGACTTGAAATACGGATATTAATTTGGGCAAGTAGCAAACAAGTGAAATTTGATTTTTATGTAGTTTTGTTTTCCCGTGTATTCAATTATGTACGCAAGAGAGTTATTCACACTTTGAGTACTAACTAATTTGTTCGATTGTAAAATGTACTCGTTTTTCCTAATATCGTTATATGATTTGGATCGAGTTAGATACTTAGATTGTACTCTTTACTATATGGAAATAGTCAGTCTATTAGATGTGTCTTGGGTGTTCAACACTCAACCTTTAGATATACAAAATCATTGCCAACCTTACCTTTAAATTTCCTAGTGATTTGTTAGTTGTTAACGTCATCTGTGCGGCTAGCAAGTACTCCCAGAAAATAGTGTCAAGTGCAAGCTGATGCGCTACCAACGACCTTTTCTGATTCTCTCTATGACTTGGGATAGTTAAGTCCAAAAGCCTCCAACCTCAAATCCTAGTTCGTGGCTAGAACAGTAGAAAATGAGGCATAAGAAAATAGCATGATTCTTCACTAAGACGGTTAAATGCATACACTCCTAGGCACTGGCGGAGCCAGGTGTAGGCAAAAGTGGGCTATTGCCCCCCTTGCCATGCAAAATTTCCATTAGATGAATAGTAAATTTGACACTATTTATTATTTTAGCACCTCAATTACTAAAGGTTACCCCCCTCTAATTCTTTgttctggctccgccactgctcctagGCTCTAGACATTCATTTTGAATATTCAAGTTCCGAAattttccttaatctaaaaTAAAAATGCATACACTCCAAGGGTGTGCTCTGTGTAAGAGTCTGATAGGGTGCTCCCTGCAAAATGAACCCGATAAGAACAGCACGAGGAAATCGCTGAAGGACGGATGAGAACGACGGGGAGAAACGAGAAAGGATGCACGGCTTCGTCCACAGGCTTGACGCGCGCCCAAACAAACGTGCCAGTGTCTCCCTGGCAGGTGGGGTCGAAGGAGCGCGGGGCCCGCGTGCAACGCACCGCGCGGCGGCCGTCTCGGCGCCAACGGGAGGACACGGCTTCGGTTCCTTGTGCGTGTGGAGGAAAGGGTTGCTTGCCGGTTCGGCAAGAATAGTAACGTTGCAGTTGCAGAGACGGCCGCCCTGTGCTGGCATTTGTGTGTTGGTCGTGTCGGTTCATTCCGCCATGTTTCACCCATGGCGTCGTCTTTCTTTGGGAGGGAGAGACCGATGGGTGACTGGCTCAGAAGCCGAGCGCGGCCGTCTGCTGCCGGCGGCGACGTACGCGGATGCAGTCGCCCACGTCAGTGACTCGATATCTATGGGGGCAGCCGGGGGCGAACGACCCAGCAACCGACTGATGAATCCGGCGGCAGGCCTACCGTCGGCGGCTTCCGGCCGTTGGTGGCTTCTACTgtgcgccggcgccgcagcggtgCTGTGGCCCATGGCGAATTGGCGATGATGGTTGATGGCTCGATAAGAGCAGCAAGTGCGGCTACCTGTTTCCATGAGATGCCAAAATTATTTCCCAACACGCAATGATACACTCTAGAAGCAGCTTAGTACGCATCCAGAAAATCAGCTGCCACAGCAAACGCAACAAACCCCTGGCATTCCTCATCTAACGTACAGTAAGATACAAAGGTCACTGACAATTCAGAACTGTTCCATTCAAAACAACAACGTTCACAGCAGTTCATGAGTCGGTGAGCAAGCGAACAAGATTCAATTTCCAAAGTTGTAAATCACAATCGGCAACAAATATCCATGTGGCAAACTTTTGCTGAAACACAGCAGTCGTTGTTCAAACATGCAACTGAAAATATGATCAGGTCGTAGCCAAATGCAAACGCACCTCAATATTCGTACAGATGAGCCCACAATTGGCAGACACATTTGAACCAAACCCATGGCAATCACGAGAGAGAAAAATAAAGCATGTTTTTCAATATGGATTAGCAAAGTACGGGTGATCGATCCAAGATAAGCATGTTCATCAACACAGTTCGTTTGATGGCGTCGTAGGAGAGTCACAACTTAGATAAAATGCAGCATCACAAAAACGAAGAACGCAGTACTGTAGAATTATGAGAAGCAGGGTCCAACTGAACATACTAGTAAGACCCTTCCAAATCCAAAAACTAGAAATACAATCTACAGATTACGCATTGCATCAGACATTAGGCCTTAACTACTTGCTCGAAAAAGAGTCCTATACTTAGGTAGGTTTTCCTATACGAGGATTACACAATTCATATGCTACAATAAAAGCACATTCCACGGTTTATAAGATCGTATCAATCTACTAATGCAAGCAAGATTGTGTATTACACTAGAATTCATCAGACAAGCAAGACAATGCACAACTCACTATTCATTTAAATAGGAGGACAAAATCACAATTCGCAATAACAGCATCAACAAACCTAAAAAAAGTACATATTAACTGGCATCACTAAATGCAAAATTCACGATGCACACTTCTCACCAGCCAAGAATTTTGATCATATAGTGAGGGAAGAATACATCCAGAATGTGTGGCTTTGTATTTGCAAGAACTTTAAAAGAACCATGCAACAGCTGATAACCAATAAAACTGTTCAAGGCTACGTATGCCAGGTTCATGACCGTCTACACATGCACCTTAGTTTGCAATCTCTAGAAAAACAATCCACAGAATCAAGGTTATATTAAGTTGATTAGCTTTATACCAATACAACATGCTGCAACATGAGCCTTATCAACCACAAAACGTGCACTTCAAACCGGTTCCTAACAGAAAATACTGTAATGCAATCACAATTACACTGAAGCAAGATAACAGGTAATGCATCACGAATTGATAACACATATGAAATCGTGATAACTGGTAGTAAAAGATAGCGTTGATATATCTGAGATATTTGATATGAACTGACATCACTAAGTGCAAAAATCCTCATAAGCACTCTCCCAGGCAGGAGCCAGAGCAATTTAAAAGCTAGCAAGTCTTCTTAACACAAATAGATGAGACAGGAAAGCACTACTAGTTCAGATATAGATCTCAAAACCGAGGCAGACAAGGACTGAAACCTAGGCAGTGAgcacgacggcgccgccggcggccttgaTCTTCTTCTCGGCAACCTTGGAGATGAGCTTGGCCTTGACGACGATGGGCTTGGACGGCAGCTTCCCCTTCCCGAGCACCTTGAAGTAGCCGAACTGGGTGACGTCGATCTGCGGGGCCTTGtcggcgccggcctccgccgccttcTCGGCGGGCACCATCGACCAGAGGCGCTCGACGTTGACAGCCGGGCAAGTGAACCTGTTGCGGAGCTTGTGGAAGTAGCGCATGCCCACCTTGCCGAAGTACCCCGGATGGTACTTGTCAAAgaggatgcggtggtggtgcATGCCACCGGCGTTACCGCGGCCACCGGGGTGCTTCCTGTGCTTCCCGATACGGCCGTGCCCGGCGGACACGTGACCGCGCTTCTTGCGGTTCTTCTTGAAGCGGGTCGTCATCGCCGCCGACTTACCTGGGCAGCGCCTGGGAGGGGAGTAGTGGAGGCGGGGGAGGGAGTGGAGGAGGAAACCCTAGGAGCAGGGAATGGAGTGATCTTATAAGGCGGGCGCGTGGTGCGGCTGCCGTCGGATGTCGGATGGGGGAACGTGGACCGTTGATGGGGCTTTCTAGGGTTTTTTGTGGTGGGGTGTAAGGCGCTATTGGACTGGGCCAGAATGTGGTGGGCCGTTTTCGGGAGGTATGGGCTTCGAATTGTTTCCAACGGTAGGCAGGCCCTTTGGTTCACCTGACGCTGCAAATCAGCCCAGGTTGCAGAAAGGAGGAAAGGAAAAGGCTCCTCgttcccctcaaaaaaaaaaaaggaaaaggctcCTCGTCTCTAGCTGTTTCTCCCTGTCGTCATGAACGGGCGTGATGCAACAGCCAACGATGCAACGTTCCTGTGATGCACGGCATTTTTGGTCACTGCGATCACCAAGGCAAGGAGAGGGGCACGCTCTCCGTGGGCACTTTTGTCACGTTCATCGTGAGCATTCAGGTATGTTGGCAATTTGATATTGCCCCCTTGTACTTTCTTAATATTTTCCTTCTaaactgtgacaccctaggtgtctgcacattagtgttgcataccttttatatatcatgtgcttgttttgcttgaaaatgaacctttttgtaattataaaaagttatgtgtgtaattatgattttatgcaaggtcctttctgcagttaaatttgaataggatgtgcaattatagcttttgtggagggtgtttttgcaaaaattcagtgcatttattgcttggcaggaaatttttcaaatcagcccaagtttgaagtgaaatttcattgaaaaaggcaagtttcctttaaattcaaaatcccttctatgtttttAAAATTAGCCCTCTATcttttgatcaaataaatttttgcacaacatcaaagttgtagatcttgaaaaattgaacaactttcatgttggccacttttccatttgagctttagtttaaaagttatccttgttttacattCAGGAccataaaattttggaaattgcgtttaggtccctgtcttccacctccagcttgCCCCTCTGTTTCTGCTgtcgccgcgcctcccgccgctctGGGTCACCCCCGGGCCCCCACTTGTGTTGCGCTGGCCTCCACACGTCGCCTGGAAGgtccccgccgccacccaagCTGCTCCGCTGGCCTGGTGCATGCACGCCACGTCGCCCAGAAcccccccgccggccgccaccgcgacaccGCCGTGGACAGCACGGGTTggaggccgccgccctctcctttCGCGCGCTTTAAAACCAGGACGACTCCCTCCTTCTTTTCCCTTCGATCATTTGTCGCTTCCTCGCTCCGGACGCCCAGaacaccaccgcctccgccatTACCGCCCGAGctcggagctcgccgcggacAGCCATCCTCCGCCCTTCCCCGCCCGCAATTAACCCCACCAGCAGCTCCGCCTTGGCCCTGCGAAGCTcacccaccc
This portion of the Panicum virgatum strain AP13 chromosome 2N, P.virgatum_v5, whole genome shotgun sequence genome encodes:
- the LOC120658532 gene encoding probable GTP diphosphokinase RSH2, chloroplastic; amino-acid sequence: MPPSITLPVKWRPHPCLTPQSPAAALELLAARGAPAAAELRAAYSRCRTPTSLSLSLCADPAEPRGLALPLSRSADSAAPRAPCRGSPSERRARAAVACRGDEGDDGGPPALMLAGVLSRYAIFREDLVRRAFAAAEVAHRGQVRASGDPYLEHCVETAALLAELGAGPAVVAAGLLHDMVDDAGLDYGFISEQFGADVANLVKGVSNLSHFSKLARRNDTASRMDEADRLRTVFLATEDARAVLIKLADRLHNMRTLDSLPKIKQQCFAKETLEIFAPLANQLGILNWKEQLENLCFKYLYTDKFDELSTNLLEFYNRDMIAAATRRLEQALAVRGLSYYAVYGRHKSIYSIHSKMARKKLAMDEVYDIHGVRVIVENRCDCFAALELVHHLWPRIPGKFKDYISSPKTNGYQSLHTVVLTKEMLPLEIQIRTRDMHLQAEFGIAAHWRYKEGVWSCSSSVPEMVEWVRRVVTYQRETLHIDHPSSLGPDTSPSNIHTIRSHSDVCPFSYSKQCDHSGPVLVVLLENEKMSVHELPQNSTILDLLKRSSNCGMPLRLRLNCQAVHDWNQELKMGDVLELIPSVPCKPGSYTREFQQMFDHRLAVSQS
- the LOC120658636 gene encoding 60S ribosomal protein L27a-3-like, with the translated sequence MTTRFKKNRKKRGHVSAGHGRIGKHRKHPGGRGNAGGMHHHRILFDKYHPGYFGKVGMRYFHKLRNRFTCPAVNVERLWSMVPAEKAAEAGADKAPQIDVTQFGYFKVLGKGKLPSKPIVVKAKLISKVAEKKIKAAGGAVVLTA